One stretch of Thermanaerosceptrum fracticalcis DNA includes these proteins:
- a CDS encoding ATP-binding protein, producing the protein MKILQKMLLINWHYLRHEIIDFKQINFLTGKNGAGKSTIIDALQLVLLGDTSGYYFNKAANDKSSRTLRGYLRGEIAEDEETNTIYLRQGDFSSYLVLEFKDTGEGKTFCLGVVFDSYQDGDYKHQFFHLKSPLPEHHFYQGQLPMNIKSLKAYFSNSYPKQYQFFESNKDYQEVMRGILGHLNEKFYRLFRKAVPFSPIMDIKGFITEFVCDVQNTVDITDMQENIRQYKQLEEELAEVEKRINALEGIAVQYQTYREEEERLRVQKYLLDRALVEKKFQEIRDLEQEIRELGAKTASLSEELERQEKALASLVAERDGLYAEKIQSDVYRKQQELSKEKEHCTRLLEELKGAEGQLSAILEGHYRSWREVIRWSETHLRASDGAERPTPPDLKSSLELLNRASSQSYQLLNLAKLNELKTALVQYADGLNEAYWGLETELKGYREEMERLSREIDGLKEGIKPYPASLLELRDTIGEELATRHNRIIKPRIFADLLEIRDPKWQKAVEGYLHTQKFYLLIEPLYFQEALEIYDSLKFTRHFYDLGLVDIEKVMGEKAKALPGSLAEEVETADPLARAYADFLLGRVMKCEKLEDLRKHRTAITPSCMLYHNFVARQLHPQRFETPYIGKQAIAELIRQKEQKLLEVKELAKGLEPRVRELNKVRNTPLLTENDITTLLNLKAKAASRPEVEEKLEEVIRKLGALDLSYLVKLEEKFKACETQIQKLRESQKLCFREMSTTQAELKMKEAKLPELASELEEQNAYLEQHYESQWLEEVGEPRFHQELKNRKNPASILAAFAPVVKGTETKRNGHWDRLVELRTNYNRDFKGSFSVTLRENFPYEEELTRLKETFLLDYKEKIREAKERAQTQFQEDFVSKLRANIENAREQIGDLNKAIKDTFFGRDKYKFTVMPRAEYRHFYDMIMDDMLVEGFTLFSNAFQEKYKDTVEELFRQIVDTGEGVLTADQRQELAKNLEKFTDYRTYLDFDLVNIDDEGRESRLSRVITKKSGGETQTPFYIAVLASFMQLYRVKDEESNTLRLIVFDEAYSKMDHQRIQESIRLIRDMGLQVILSAPTEKIGDIAPLVDRNLCVTRVKRQTIVKAFDPREIMEMGA; encoded by the coding sequence ATGAAGATCTTACAGAAGATGCTCTTGATTAACTGGCATTACCTGCGCCACGAAATCATTGATTTTAAACAAATTAACTTCTTGACAGGAAAAAACGGCGCCGGCAAATCCACCATCATTGATGCTCTCCAACTGGTTTTGCTGGGGGATACCTCAGGTTATTATTTCAATAAAGCAGCCAATGACAAGTCTTCCCGTACCCTACGGGGTTACCTGCGGGGAGAGATTGCCGAGGATGAAGAGACCAATACCATCTACCTGCGCCAGGGAGATTTCTCCAGTTATCTTGTGCTGGAATTTAAGGACACTGGGGAAGGAAAGACCTTCTGCCTGGGCGTGGTTTTTGATTCCTACCAGGATGGTGACTATAAACATCAATTTTTTCACCTGAAAAGCCCCCTGCCGGAACATCACTTTTACCAGGGGCAGCTCCCTATGAATATTAAAAGCCTGAAAGCTTATTTTTCCAACAGTTACCCCAAACAGTACCAATTCTTTGAAAGCAATAAGGATTACCAGGAGGTGATGCGGGGGATTCTCGGCCACCTGAACGAGAAATTTTACCGGCTTTTCCGCAAAGCCGTTCCCTTCTCACCCATCATGGATATCAAAGGTTTTATTACCGAATTTGTCTGTGATGTGCAAAATACCGTGGACATTACGGATATGCAGGAGAATATCCGCCAGTACAAGCAGTTGGAAGAAGAACTGGCCGAAGTGGAGAAACGCATTAACGCCCTGGAGGGTATAGCCGTCCAGTATCAAACTTACCGGGAAGAGGAAGAGCGCCTGCGGGTTCAGAAATACCTCCTGGACCGGGCTCTGGTGGAGAAAAAATTCCAGGAGATCCGCGACCTTGAGCAAGAAATTAGAGAACTGGGCGCTAAAACAGCTTCCCTTTCGGAAGAACTGGAGAGGCAGGAAAAAGCCTTAGCCAGTCTGGTGGCGGAGCGGGACGGGCTTTATGCCGAAAAAATTCAATCCGATGTTTACCGGAAGCAGCAGGAGCTTTCTAAAGAAAAAGAGCATTGTACCCGCTTGCTGGAAGAACTCAAAGGGGCGGAAGGGCAGCTTTCGGCCATCCTGGAAGGCCATTATCGCAGCTGGCGGGAGGTCATCCGCTGGAGTGAAACCCATTTGCGCGCAAGCGATGGTGCGGAGCGGCCAACACCTCCTGACCTCAAGAGTTCCCTGGAATTACTGAACAGAGCTTCCAGTCAGTCCTATCAGCTGCTGAATCTCGCTAAGCTTAACGAGCTCAAAACTGCCCTGGTTCAATATGCAGATGGGCTCAATGAGGCCTACTGGGGCTTAGAAACAGAGCTAAAAGGATATCGGGAAGAGATGGAGAGACTTAGCCGGGAAATTGACGGCCTGAAAGAAGGCATCAAGCCCTACCCCGCTTCCCTGCTGGAACTCCGTGATACCATTGGGGAAGAGTTGGCGACCAGGCACAACAGGATCATCAAACCAAGGATTTTCGCGGATTTGCTGGAAATCCGGGACCCCAAATGGCAGAAGGCTGTAGAGGGCTACCTGCATACTCAGAAATTTTACCTGCTCATTGAACCCCTGTATTTTCAGGAAGCCCTGGAGATTTACGACAGTCTCAAATTTACCAGGCATTTTTACGACCTGGGCCTTGTTGATATAGAGAAGGTGATGGGAGAAAAGGCTAAAGCTTTACCGGGAAGCCTGGCCGAGGAAGTGGAGACAGCCGATCCCCTGGCCCGGGCGTATGCCGATTTTCTCTTAGGTCGGGTAATGAAATGCGAAAAACTGGAGGATTTACGGAAGCACCGCACCGCCATTACGCCCAGTTGTATGCTCTATCATAATTTTGTGGCCCGTCAGCTGCATCCCCAGCGTTTCGAAACCCCTTATATCGGCAAGCAGGCTATTGCCGAACTGATCCGGCAAAAAGAACAAAAATTGCTGGAAGTGAAGGAACTGGCGAAGGGCCTGGAACCCAGGGTAAGAGAACTCAATAAGGTCAGAAATACTCCCCTGTTAACGGAAAATGACATTACCACCCTGTTAAATCTTAAGGCAAAGGCGGCCTCACGCCCCGAGGTTGAAGAAAAACTAGAAGAAGTTATCCGAAAACTGGGGGCTCTGGACCTCTCTTATCTGGTGAAACTTGAGGAAAAGTTCAAAGCCTGCGAAACCCAGATTCAGAAACTCCGGGAAAGCCAGAAGCTGTGCTTTAGAGAGATGAGTACCACCCAAGCTGAGCTAAAAATGAAGGAAGCAAAACTCCCGGAATTAGCCAGTGAACTAGAAGAGCAAAACGCCTACCTGGAACAACATTATGAAAGCCAGTGGCTGGAAGAGGTGGGGGAACCCCGTTTTCACCAGGAACTGAAAAACCGGAAAAACCCTGCCAGCATCCTGGCGGCCTTCGCCCCTGTGGTGAAAGGAACGGAAACTAAGCGTAACGGTCACTGGGACAGGCTTGTGGAACTAAGGACTAATTATAACAGGGACTTCAAGGGTTCTTTCAGCGTAACCTTAAGGGAAAACTTCCCTTATGAGGAAGAACTGACGCGTCTTAAGGAGACTTTCTTACTGGATTATAAGGAAAAAATCCGAGAGGCCAAGGAAAGGGCTCAGACCCAGTTCCAGGAGGATTTTGTCAGCAAACTCCGGGCCAATATTGAAAATGCCCGGGAGCAGATAGGGGACCTGAACAAAGCCATTAAGGACACCTTTTTCGGCCGGGACAAATACAAGTTTACGGTTATGCCCCGGGCAGAATACCGCCATTTTTACGATATGATTATGGACGACATGCTGGTAGAAGGTTTTACCCTCTTTTCCAATGCTTTTCAGGAAAAGTACAAGGACACGGTGGAAGAACTGTTCCGGCAGATTGTAGATACGGGTGAAGGGGTGCTGACGGCCGACCAGCGGCAGGAACTGGCCAAAAACCTGGAGAAGTTCACGGATTACCGGACATACCTGGATTTTGACCTGGTCAACATTGACGATGAAGGCAGGGAATCCCGTCTCTCCCGGGTCATTACCAAAAAGTCGGGGGGAGAAACCCAGACCCCCTTTTATATTGCTGTGCTGGCTTCCTTTATGCAGTTGTACCGTGTCAAGGATGAGGAGTCCAATACCCTGCGCCTCATTGTCTTTGATGAAGCCTACAGCAAGATGGATCACCAGCGCATCCAGGAAAGCATCAGGCTTATCCGGGACATGGGATTGCAGGTGATTCTTTCCGCTCCTACGGAAAAAATCGGTGATATTGCTCCCCTGGTGGACCGCAATCTCTGCGTAACCAGGGTGAAACGCCAGACCATTGTCAAGGCCTTTGACCCCAGAGAAATCATGGAAATGGGGGCTTAA
- a CDS encoding Wadjet anti-phage system protein JetD domain-containing protein, with translation MNYREMILGQLLTKYENSAHFQRTAKINRRLTFTFDKNSLPAYAAGEEPQVKEAVHQVIEDLRQKGILEVEWVRGEKNNLLKRVSLNLEKVEEAYRLIGRTPKRAQLAEIDECIQVYKEQMVAPWLQDFLNHCQGVIRERLVFPPALPAEKADLVLLLKALKGLEKKGEEELLERVFSLKYLGDSKLFSQKVRSYLVNIARSHYLRDPDLSDEDVLYELGIVKTSEEILLAGPLVINLRGQRIDLTPLAFGAVIDTQMLNDVEIQQVLAGKVLLVENKTNFHHLVRKGLPPDLLLIYLGGFPGPRKRKFLTMLADFFRQEEKTGRFYHWGDLDWGGLRIFQLLQEKVLPGLQPLYMDEKTLLAYQDYGETLHPVYRKRLEKLGQSPKYAVFHSLISLMLELNIKLEQEALLIDDNFRLEL, from the coding sequence ATGAATTACCGGGAAATGATTTTAGGCCAGCTCCTGACGAAATATGAAAACAGTGCCCATTTTCAGAGGACAGCCAAAATCAACCGCCGTCTTACCTTTACCTTTGATAAAAACTCTCTCCCCGCCTATGCTGCCGGTGAAGAGCCCCAGGTAAAAGAGGCTGTCCACCAGGTAATAGAAGACTTACGGCAAAAAGGCATCCTGGAAGTGGAGTGGGTGCGGGGAGAAAAGAATAACCTTTTAAAGCGGGTCAGCCTTAACCTGGAGAAAGTGGAAGAAGCCTACCGGCTCATTGGGCGCACTCCCAAACGAGCCCAACTGGCAGAAATAGATGAATGCATCCAGGTCTATAAAGAACAGATGGTTGCGCCCTGGCTTCAGGATTTCTTAAATCACTGCCAGGGGGTAATACGGGAAAGATTAGTCTTTCCTCCTGCCCTTCCGGCGGAAAAGGCCGATTTGGTACTGCTCCTGAAAGCCCTTAAAGGCCTGGAGAAAAAAGGTGAAGAAGAACTGCTGGAAAGAGTCTTCAGTCTTAAGTACCTGGGGGACAGTAAGCTTTTTAGCCAGAAGGTTCGTTCCTATCTGGTCAATATAGCCCGGAGCCATTACCTGCGGGATCCTGACCTTAGTGACGAAGATGTCCTTTATGAGTTGGGAATTGTCAAAACCTCTGAAGAAATCCTCCTTGCAGGCCCACTGGTTATAAACTTACGGGGGCAAAGGATAGATCTTACTCCCCTGGCTTTTGGGGCGGTCATCGATACCCAGATGCTTAACGATGTGGAAATTCAACAAGTCCTTGCCGGGAAAGTCCTGCTGGTGGAGAATAAAACAAATTTTCATCACCTGGTGCGTAAAGGGTTACCTCCAGACTTACTGCTTATCTACCTGGGAGGATTTCCCGGACCCAGGAAGCGTAAGTTTTTGACGATGCTTGCTGATTTTTTCCGCCAGGAAGAAAAGACCGGTAGGTTTTATCACTGGGGCGATCTGGACTGGGGGGGTTTAAGGATTTTCCAGCTGTTACAGGAAAAAGTCCTCCCAGGTTTACAGCCCCTTTATATGGATGAGAAGACCCTGCTGGCTTACCAGGATTATGGTGAAACTTTGCACCCCGTCTACAGAAAGAGGCTGGAGAAACTTGGTCAATCTCCCAAGTATGCTGTTTTCCACAGCCTGATTTCTCTAATGCTGGAGCTGAACATAAAATTAGAGCAGGAAGCCCTGCTCATTGACGATAATTTCCGGCTGGAATTATGA
- a CDS encoding RtcB family protein — protein sequence MELRKTGINCYLISRKEPMQVDAYIYLSEKLLPYLEDEAIKQLTDAASLPGVYRRVVGMPDIHTGFGLPIGGIMATEKDGVISAGAVGMDINCGVRLLMTEIPHTEINKKHLTTLLKEIEKRIPVGVGKKSRHSGFKLEDVLKGGASFLAKKGYGLPDDLMCCEEEGCMPGANPDKVSSRAKERGDQLSTLGGGNHFMEIVYVAQVYDEHTARNFGLRQGNIAVLIHTGSRGLGHQVCTDYTEIMYKAAKRYGISLPSKGLAAVPIDSPEGQDYYEAMASATNFAFANRQLITYDVREAFCQVFNSNLEELGLKLVYDVCHNIAKFEQYDGRQLLVHRKGAVKALPPGHPGLSPRFLGTGNPVLVPGSMGNPSYVVVGTEKARDTFYSVNHGAGRILSRTAARRNISPDELKAQIGDTLVNVDRLGKILDEAPQAYKDVEEVIDTLVVAGLTRKVVQLKPLAVIKGEE from the coding sequence ATGGAGCTTAGAAAAACGGGAATAAATTGTTATCTAATTTCCAGAAAAGAACCTATGCAAGTAGATGCCTATATTTATTTAAGTGAAAAACTTCTTCCTTATCTGGAGGATGAAGCCATCAAACAGTTAACTGATGCGGCCTCCCTGCCCGGTGTTTACCGGCGGGTAGTGGGTATGCCTGATATCCATACGGGATTTGGTCTGCCCATTGGCGGTATCATGGCCACAGAAAAGGATGGTGTGATTTCGGCAGGGGCTGTGGGAATGGATATCAATTGCGGCGTCAGGTTATTGATGACAGAAATTCCCCATACGGAGATAAATAAGAAGCACTTAACTACCCTGCTAAAAGAAATAGAAAAAAGGATACCTGTAGGGGTAGGAAAGAAAAGCCGGCATTCCGGGTTTAAACTGGAAGATGTTCTTAAAGGAGGGGCTTCCTTCCTGGCGAAGAAAGGGTATGGCCTCCCCGATGACCTGATGTGCTGTGAAGAAGAGGGATGTATGCCCGGGGCCAATCCCGACAAAGTAAGTTCCAGGGCTAAAGAGCGGGGAGACCAGCTTTCCACTTTGGGCGGCGGGAACCACTTTATGGAGATTGTTTATGTGGCCCAGGTTTATGATGAACATACAGCACGCAATTTTGGATTGCGTCAAGGTAACATTGCCGTGTTGATTCATACCGGCAGCCGGGGATTGGGGCACCAGGTCTGTACCGATTATACCGAGATTATGTATAAAGCTGCCAAAAGGTATGGGATTAGCCTGCCCAGTAAAGGTTTGGCGGCTGTGCCTATTGACTCGCCGGAAGGGCAGGATTATTATGAAGCTATGGCAAGTGCTACCAATTTCGCTTTTGCCAACCGCCAGTTGATTACTTATGATGTACGGGAAGCTTTTTGCCAGGTCTTTAACAGTAATCTGGAAGAGCTGGGGCTTAAACTGGTGTATGATGTCTGCCATAATATAGCCAAGTTTGAACAGTATGATGGACGGCAACTCCTGGTCCACCGAAAGGGGGCGGTGAAAGCCCTGCCGCCGGGACATCCCGGCCTGTCCCCCCGTTTTCTGGGAACAGGAAACCCGGTCCTGGTACCGGGCAGTATGGGTAACCCCTCCTATGTGGTGGTGGGAACAGAGAAAGCTAGAGATACCTTTTACTCTGTAAACCATGGGGCAGGACGTATCCTTTCCCGCACAGCGGCCAGGAGGAATATTTCACCTGATGAGTTGAAGGCCCAAATCGGAGATACCTTAGTAAATGTGGACAGGCTGGGGAAAATACTGGACGAAGCGCCTCAAGCCTATAAAGATGTGGAAGAGGTCATCGATACCTTAGTGGTGGCCGGCCTTACCCGTAAGGTTGTCCAGTTGAAACCCCTGGCTGTTATTAAAGGTGAAGAATGA
- a CDS encoding ferredoxin yields the protein MKVKVDPELCIACGACISIAPEVYDWGDDGKAKSIVDTVPSGEEDAAKEALESCPTEAIKEV from the coding sequence ATGAAAGTGAAAGTTGATCCGGAACTCTGTATTGCTTGTGGTGCATGTATCAGTATTGCCCCTGAAGTTTATGACTGGGGTGATGATGGCAAGGCTAAATCCATTGTGGATACAGTACCCAGCGGTGAAGAGGATGCCGCCAAAGAGGCACTGGAAAGCTGCCCCACAGAAGCAATCAAAGAGGTCTAA
- a CDS encoding 2-keto-3-deoxygluconate permease: protein MKIKKTLEKIPGGMMVVPLLMAALLNTFFPKALMIGGFTTALFKNSALALIALFLLCNGAQMRFSAAPKALKKGVILTLTKYAIGVAIGLGVGKLFGPAGILGLTPLAIIAAMTNSNGGLFVALTAEYGDETDVGAISVLSLNDGPFFTMMALGASGLASIPFMAFIAVLVPIAVGMILGNLDEDMREFLAQGERLLIPFFAFALGAGLDLTTVFKAGASGIILGLLTVFLTGFGGYFALKASGEKNGIAGLAEGSTAGNAVGTPAAIAAVDPSYQPLVAAATAQVAAACIISAILCPALVVAMDKYQKKKALAVADA, encoded by the coding sequence ATGAAAATCAAAAAGACTTTGGAAAAAATCCCCGGGGGCATGATGGTTGTTCCTCTGCTTATGGCAGCCCTGCTGAATACCTTTTTTCCGAAAGCTTTAATGATTGGTGGCTTTACCACTGCTTTGTTCAAAAATAGTGCTTTAGCCCTGATTGCGCTGTTCCTTTTATGTAATGGTGCTCAGATGCGTTTTAGTGCAGCACCTAAAGCTCTGAAAAAAGGTGTTATCTTAACTTTGACGAAATATGCCATAGGGGTGGCCATCGGTTTAGGTGTCGGAAAACTATTTGGTCCTGCCGGAATACTGGGACTAACACCTTTGGCTATCATCGCAGCCATGACTAATTCCAACGGCGGTCTTTTCGTTGCTTTAACAGCTGAATATGGGGATGAAACAGATGTCGGCGCCATTTCTGTTCTCTCGTTAAATGATGGTCCTTTCTTTACCATGATGGCTTTGGGTGCATCAGGTTTGGCTTCCATCCCCTTCATGGCCTTTATAGCGGTCTTGGTTCCCATCGCTGTTGGTATGATTCTTGGCAATCTTGATGAGGATATGAGAGAATTTTTAGCCCAAGGCGAGCGCTTGCTTATTCCCTTCTTCGCCTTTGCCCTTGGCGCCGGACTAGACCTTACAACCGTTTTTAAAGCAGGTGCATCCGGAATTATTCTTGGTCTATTGACTGTCTTTTTAACAGGTTTTGGCGGATATTTTGCCCTGAAGGCTTCCGGTGAGAAAAATGGTATTGCTGGTCTGGCTGAAGGTTCCACGGCCGGAAATGCAGTTGGAACTCCAGCCGCAATTGCCGCTGTTGATCCAAGTTATCAACCTCTGGTGGCCGCAGCCACTGCTCAGGTAGCAGCCGCCTGTATCATTTCAGCCATTCTCTGCCCCGCCCTGGTAGTAGCTATGGATAAATACCAAAAGAAAAAGGCTTTGGCAGTAGCCGACGCCTGA
- a CDS encoding UxaA family hydrolase, with protein sequence MKIKGYRRPDGKFGIRNYVLLLPTSVCSTQVATEIANKVKGCTVANNSFGCCQVAGDAKLTYKTVVNLGKHPNAGAVIVVGLGCEGVEPHKVAADLAGLGKPVACVVIQEEGGTLNALAKGCQIAREFAQQLSLQEKEEGDISELILGIECGGSDTTSGLASNPACGVASDMLVELGGTSILSETTELIGAEHVLARRAVSEEVAKKLITLVRDCEERAKALGEDIRGGQPTPGNIAGGLTTIEEKSLGCIHKAGNAPVQDVLEYADIPVKKGLHVMDTPGQDIESVSGMVAGGAQVIIFTTGRGTPTGNPLAPVIKITGNGKTFERMKDNIDINVAGVVAGTQTIKEAGQVIFDEIVQVANGKTTKAEQLGHIEFSIYKIAPTF encoded by the coding sequence ATGAAAATAAAAGGATATCGTCGTCCAGATGGAAAGTTTGGCATTCGTAACTATGTACTTCTGCTGCCCACCAGTGTATGTTCCACCCAGGTGGCCACTGAAATAGCCAACAAAGTGAAAGGGTGTACTGTGGCAAATAACTCCTTTGGGTGCTGTCAGGTGGCCGGTGATGCCAAATTAACCTATAAAACCGTTGTAAACCTTGGCAAACACCCCAACGCCGGAGCAGTGATCGTGGTTGGTCTTGGTTGTGAAGGAGTAGAACCTCATAAAGTGGCTGCGGATTTGGCAGGATTAGGCAAGCCGGTGGCATGTGTGGTTATCCAGGAAGAAGGGGGTACCTTGAATGCTTTGGCTAAAGGTTGCCAAATAGCCCGCGAATTTGCCCAGCAGTTATCCCTTCAGGAGAAGGAAGAAGGCGATATCAGTGAGCTTATCCTTGGGATCGAATGTGGAGGATCGGACACCACTTCAGGATTGGCTTCCAATCCGGCGTGCGGTGTTGCTTCGGACATGCTGGTGGAGTTAGGGGGCACATCCATTCTTTCTGAAACCACGGAACTGATTGGAGCTGAGCATGTCTTGGCCCGCAGGGCAGTGAGCGAAGAAGTGGCCAAAAAGTTAATCACTCTGGTTAGAGATTGTGAAGAACGGGCCAAGGCCTTAGGCGAAGACATTCGCGGCGGTCAACCTACCCCAGGCAACATTGCGGGCGGACTCACCACCATCGAGGAAAAATCCCTGGGCTGCATTCACAAAGCAGGTAATGCACCTGTACAAGATGTACTGGAGTACGCAGATATTCCTGTAAAAAAAGGTTTACATGTTATGGATACCCCCGGTCAGGACATTGAATCCGTCTCTGGTATGGTTGCAGGGGGTGCTCAAGTTATTATCTTTACCACCGGCAGAGGTACCCCCACCGGTAACCCACTGGCGCCGGTAATTAAGATCACCGGTAACGGCAAAACCTTTGAAAGAATGAAGGATAACATTGACATCAATGTGGCTGGGGTCGTGGCAGGAACTCAAACCATTAAAGAGGCAGGACAAGTAATATTTGACGAGATCGTGCAAGTGGCCAACGGAAAAACCACCAAAGCAGAACAACTAGGGCACATTGAATTTTCCATCTACAAAATTGCTCCAACATTCTAA
- a CDS encoding UxaA family hydrolase has product MTKQAVVIDEKDNVATATVDLKGGTKVSMFVADNVFDVVVNSDIPFGHKFAIKDINLHQHVIKYGESIGRAIQPIKVGDHVHVHNVESERGRGDWQ; this is encoded by the coding sequence ATGACAAAACAGGCAGTCGTTATCGATGAAAAGGATAATGTTGCCACTGCTACCGTAGACCTGAAGGGAGGGACGAAAGTAAGCATGTTTGTTGCTGACAATGTATTTGATGTTGTGGTTAACAGCGATATTCCCTTCGGACACAAATTTGCCATCAAGGACATCAATTTACACCAACATGTTATAAAATATGGTGAATCCATAGGCAGGGCTATCCAACCCATTAAGGTTGGAGATCACGTGCACGTTCACAATGTTGAAAGTGAACGGGGCCGCGGAGATTGGCAATAA
- a CDS encoding sigma 54-interacting transcriptional regulator produces MKRICLIAPYKELAELAWQAKQELNLAIDIKEGNLEEGIAPALEAQRRGAQVIISRGGTASIIRKQVDVPVVEINVTGYDILKTLHQYRDSTTTIGIVGYQNVVYGCQTIASILNIPIQEIIIPNDDGNINWSEIKEQMTELVERNGIKVIVGDTTAASKLGGLNVDVHLITSGKEAIIQAIEESCHIIRVREQEEEKAKKFQIVLDFVRDAVIATDEKGLITVVNPMAEKIFNIKRENAYGQPIQEIVKNTGINRVLESGIAEIEQLQEVPVGHILTNRIPIKVSGQIKGVVATFQEISKIQDAEQKIRQNLYAKGWITKYKFNDILSRDLRMKRLIEIARVYAKTDATILIEGESGTGKEMLAQSIHAESLRSDGPFVAVNCAALPPQLLESELFGYEEGAFTGAKKGGKIGLFELAHNGTIFLDEIGEMDKGLQARLLRILEEKQVMRLGSDKIIPVNIRVIAATNVSLKNEISQGNFRMDLYYRLNVLNLRTIPLRERHGDIELLAHYFLRQGNQKYGRTVKKLAPEVIEFLSNYRWPGNLRELKNVIERIVLSAEKEYVTLADIELIVEELQNIDKNTQEYQWGHLLDGTLQEIKRKIILKVLEDEGYNKSRAARRLGIDRSTIERFL; encoded by the coding sequence ATGAAACGAATCTGTTTAATTGCTCCTTACAAAGAGCTGGCTGAATTGGCCTGGCAAGCCAAGCAAGAATTGAATTTAGCCATTGATATTAAGGAGGGCAATTTAGAAGAAGGAATTGCTCCGGCTCTCGAAGCGCAGCGGCGAGGGGCTCAGGTTATAATCAGCAGGGGGGGCACTGCCTCCATTATCAGAAAGCAAGTGGATGTTCCGGTGGTGGAAATCAATGTCACTGGCTACGACATCTTAAAGACGCTGCACCAGTACAGAGATAGCACCACCACGATCGGGATAGTGGGATACCAAAATGTTGTATACGGCTGCCAGACCATAGCTAGTATATTGAATATCCCGATTCAAGAAATAATCATACCCAATGATGACGGCAATATAAATTGGTCCGAAATTAAAGAGCAGATGACAGAATTAGTGGAGCGAAACGGAATCAAAGTGATCGTTGGGGATACCACTGCCGCAAGTAAACTGGGGGGCCTTAATGTAGATGTGCACCTAATCACCTCTGGAAAAGAGGCTATTATCCAGGCCATCGAAGAATCATGCCACATCATACGGGTAAGGGAGCAAGAAGAAGAAAAGGCCAAAAAATTTCAAATAGTGTTGGATTTTGTCCGGGACGCCGTGATTGCCACCGATGAGAAAGGGCTTATTACAGTGGTCAACCCAATGGCTGAGAAAATATTTAATATCAAAAGGGAGAATGCCTATGGTCAACCGATTCAAGAGATTGTGAAAAACACAGGCATCAACAGGGTGCTGGAATCGGGTATTGCTGAAATTGAACAGTTGCAAGAAGTGCCTGTAGGCCACATTCTAACTAACCGGATTCCAATTAAGGTGAGTGGCCAGATCAAAGGAGTGGTTGCTACCTTTCAGGAAATATCAAAAATCCAAGATGCGGAGCAAAAAATTAGGCAAAACCTTTATGCAAAAGGCTGGATCACTAAATATAAATTCAATGACATTCTTTCCAGGGATTTACGCATGAAGCGCTTAATCGAAATTGCCAGGGTTTATGCTAAAACAGATGCCACGATATTAATTGAAGGGGAAAGCGGTACCGGTAAAGAAATGCTGGCCCAAAGCATTCATGCTGAGAGCTTACGCTCCGACGGGCCCTTTGTGGCCGTTAATTGCGCCGCTTTGCCACCTCAATTGCTGGAGAGTGAACTCTTTGGCTATGAGGAAGGGGCATTTACAGGGGCCAAGAAGGGGGGTAAAATTGGCCTTTTTGAACTGGCCCACAACGGTACTATTTTTCTCGATGAAATCGGCGAAATGGATAAAGGTTTACAAGCCAGGTTATTGCGGATTCTGGAGGAAAAGCAGGTAATGCGCCTGGGGTCTGATAAGATTATCCCAGTGAATATTCGGGTAATCGCAGCCACCAATGTTAGCCTTAAGAACGAAATAAGCCAGGGAAATTTCAGAATGGATTTATACTACCGGTTAAATGTCCTTAACTTACGCACTATCCCCCTTAGGGAGAGACACGGTGATATTGAGTTATTGGCCCATTATTTCTTGCGCCAAGGGAACCAGAAGTACGGGCGTACGGTGAAAAAGTTGGCGCCTGAGGTAATTGAGTTTTTGAGCAATTATCGCTGGCCGGGAAACCTCCGGGAACTGAAAAATGTTATCGAGAGAATAGTCCTGTCCGCAGAGAAAGAATATGTAACCCTGGCAGACATTGAGTTGATTGTCGAAGAACTGCAGAATATTGATAAAAATACACAGGAGTACCAATGGGGCCATTTGCTGGATGGTACGTTACAGGAAATTAAACGAAAAATAATCCTTAAAGTATTGGAAGATGAAGGTTACAATAAAAGCAGGGCTGCAAGACGTTTAGGAATAGACCGGTCCACCATTGAACGATTTTTATGA